Proteins found in one Ctenopharyngodon idella isolate HZGC_01 chromosome 16, HZGC01, whole genome shotgun sequence genomic segment:
- the LOC127497464 gene encoding GTPase IMAP family member 4-like, giving the protein YLPTLLNHNLHVPFKVFITCVRVRNSSSCFRKHSPDLSDSVLYLSAEVESTFHSPELRIVLLGASSVGKSATGNVILGRKAFKVTRTRASEIQRGRVEDRNISVIDTPGFFTTELTDEELQNEMMKSVSLCHPGPHVFLLIINLENMKEEERKLVKQIQKYFGPQGFKFTLVLFIGREQLSNKEWMVFMLSTKFQELVRHCRDKYHAISSVREINPAHITKLVQKINEIIKQNDDQYYNNEIYLKSPTKIRKEKAKTGGRKGGQRTTQRKRQNKSK; this is encoded by the coding sequence TACCTTCCCACACTGTTGAACCATAACCTTCATGTACCTTTCAAGGTATTTATTACCTGTGTGAGAGTCAGAAATAGTAGTTCTTGTTTTAGGAAACATAGCCCCGACCTGAGTGACTCTGTTTTATATCTTTCTGCAGAAGTAGAGAGCACATTTCATTCACCTGAGTTAAGGATTGTGCTGCTGGGAGCTTCTAGTGTTGGAAAGAGTGCAACAGGAAATGTAATACTGGGCAGAAAGGCTTTTAAAGTGACCAGAACCAGAGCGAGTGAGATACAGAGAGGAAGAGTAGAAGACAGAAACATCTCGGTCATCGACACTCCAGGTTTCTTCACCACTGAACTGACTGATGAAGAGCTGCAGAATGAAATGATGAAGAGTGTTTCTCTTTGTCATCCTGGTCCTCATGTGTTCCTGCTGATCATCAACCTAGAAAACATGAAAGAGGAGGAGAGAAAACTTGTGAAACAAATTCAGAAGTACTTTGGACCACAAGGTTTTAAGTTCACCCTGGTTCTGTTCATTGGAAGAGAACAACTGTCCAACAAAGAATGGATGGTCTTTATGCTTAGTACAAAATTTCAGGAACTAGTCAGACACTGCAGAGATAAATATCATGCAATCAGCAGTGTACGTGAAATTAATCCAGCTCACATCACAAAGCTTGTACAGAAGATTAATGAAATCATCAAACAGAATGATGACCAGTATTACAATAATGAGATTTACCTAAAGTCTCCAACAAAGatcagaaaagaaaaagcaaAAACTGGAGGAAGAAAAGGAGGACAGAGGacaacacagagaaagagacaaaACAAGAGCAAGTAA
- the them4 gene encoding acyl-coenzyme A thioesterase THEM4 — translation MFGQIARRLGHLHGQQISNGLNGISFNQLLSKETHRHLQSSFKTIRPISTIPLWPFSSRPRDFSQPNSSWSPEMRKAYDHFNALCDTDNENGEKTRGPWRRLPSYNRSIKYATGGIHLSKFIQAENRLFTRSVKEQGATFEYVVFVNKEEKSCVCVFQSGRLLEGAPGHVHGGAIATMIDTVTGTLAGYLSGPVMTANLSIDYRSPMPLGSVVLIHSALDRIERRKTFITCKVTSTDESKLYTEATALFVSISVGHLFGSRN, via the exons ATGTTCGGACAGATAGCGAGAAGACTTGGTCACCTCCACGGCCAGCAGATCTCTAATGGACTGAACGGAATCAGTTTTAACCAGCTGCTCTCTAAAGAGACACACCGGCACCTGCAGTCCTCATTCAAGACCATCAGGCCTATCTCG ACGATTCCTCTGTGGCCGTTCTCTTCTCGTCCGCGGGACTTCAGCCAGCCCAACTCATCGTGGAGTCCAGAGATGCGCAAGGCTTACGATCATTTTAATGCGCTCTGTGACACTGACAATGAAAATGGCGAGAAAACAAGGGGGCCTTGGAGGAGGTTGCCCAGCTACAACCGCTCCATTAAATATGCTACTG GCGGCATCCACCTCAGCAAATTCATCCAGGCCGAAAATCGACTTTTCACAAGAAGTGTTAAAGAGCAAGGCGCAACGTTTGAATATGTGGTGTTTGTCAATAAGGAGGAGAAGAGCTGCGTTTGTGTGTTTCAGTCAGGACGTTTACTAGAGGGGGCACCTGG GCATGTCCACGGTGGAGCCATAGCCACCATGATTGACACGGTGACAGGTACTCTTGCTGGTTACCTGTCAGGACCCGTTATGACTGCCAATCTCAGCATCGACTACCGCAG TCCAATGCCTCTGGGTAGTGTGGTTTTAATCCACAGCGCTCTGGATCGAATAGAGAGGAGGAAAACATTCATCACTTGCAAAGTGACCAGCACTGATGAGTCCAAACTCTACACTGAGGCCACAG CTCTATTTGTTTCAATAAGTGTGGGCCATTTATTTGGATCTCGAAACTGA